TGGTACGGCCCGTCGCGTTGGCCCGCCGTGCTGCCCTGGTGATGGACCACTGCACGGGGCGATCGGCTTGGTAACCATCGGCAACATTCTTGGGCTTGGCCAGTTCCAGCTGGCGAGGAGTTGCATTTGCTCCTTTTGCGACATCTGACACctaaaaatttaatgaaatgacGAAAGTGCAATTTTCATTGTCTTGAAAGATTGTTTCTACGTACCATTCTTGAACATTAgttattttaagcattttccaATCAGCTTTTATTCATCAAATGAACATAGtcagtattttgttttcaatactgCATTTTTCATTCCACACTTTTCTTTAATGGAAATTGAATCGGTTTAGAATTtagaaattacacaatttctgtATGAAAATagtgattatacatgtatgtcattatTGCACTgccaatattttgatgaatattttgaatgttttcTTCATAAACAAATATGTGCAGGGGCCCAtctaataaagaaaatgatggaACCATTGCCATTATGCTACTTAACATGGAATAGTGATTTTGATCAGCTGATAaaccctgttaccatggttaccataATATCACATCTAAATTCTTTACAGAGTGGCCTCAGATTTTACCATGGAAACCTCCATTTTGATTTGCTGCTGAGCTCTGTTATCGTATTTcccaaaatagtaaaattgaaatagtaATCACTAAAGTTCTCtatgcaactttttttttttttggggggggggcactaatGTATTTTGTGTGATATTAGGGATCTTTGCAAAAAGTCTTGGGGGGGACTTCAAAATGAGATCACTTGTTACAAAGTACAAACCAGGTAGAGGTCTCATTTCTCAAGTTTAATTAACAATTGCATTTCAAGTGACAatgctggtgatgatgttcAGTACTGttctctgtaaaaaaaaaaaaatatgtaacaaTAGTTATGGGCAGCACTCTAAAAAGTCAAATAAAATTAGGATGCAAAACCAGGAAAATTGATCCctgaaaatatatcatttgcTGCTGATTCCTGAAGCTAAAACCAGATTTCAAAAAACGTTGAGGCATAAAATACTTACCGGCCATTTTGGTTCCCGGAACGGTCCTGGAGGCCTACTTTTGGGTCTGGCTAGCATCTCAATTCGACTTGATGCTCGGGCGTTCTTTGCTCCTGCACTTACTACTGTTTCAATCTGTAGTGTATAGGGAGGGGGGAAACAGTGCAACAGGTTTGAATTGTCACTGAGTTGTAGAACTCATGAAGGGGAAATGTATGGTGACCTTTAATGTGATAGCATTAGCTTTTTGGTCCAGTTAACTGTCAGGGTTTTGAGTAGGGTTAGGCTTTAAGTTCAGTTTTAAAGTGAAGAATTAccatgagaaaaataaatataaacatatGTCTGGTGGCAGTTTGCCATACAAAAACCCCACACCGTATTAtagttgaatgaatgaatgaatgaatagaaaatGACTTAAGAAATAGAAGAGGGTATACATGTGAGCGGTGTTTGATTTGCACCCACCGTTTGTAGTCTCGATGTGTCAGAGTTGCCTAGATTTAGCTTAACAGCAAATACATTTTTGCAGCCCTCGCCTAGATTATCTGGGCTAACAAGTTTTAATGTATGAGATGTACGTGGTAAAGCAATACCTATTTCTGACAGGCGTTTCACGAAAGTTGTCAACATTGACTacattgtcagtgctgacaatttcagtgaaatactTGGTTTTGATTAGCCAGGAACCACTGGCCTCCGATTGTTAACTGTTGGAGCAACAAAACTTTTCAGAGCTGACAACGTTCACGAAATGGTCCACCAATTTCTGTTGCCagaaaaatcatttgaaatatttttctcaatacTGGAGCCGATGTACCTCTTCATGCAACTGTATCCCCATTCTACATACGTCGAATGTCTTATGGCAAGACAGAATCTGTTCGATTTTGGAGTAAAACGACATGAACCACTGTCTACTAGAATTTGATGGTACATGTAAGTATGTATTGCATAATCCAGGGCACATGATATAAAAGTTACAGTAGCTTTAGGTCTTCTACCCAATATGGTGACTgccatggaatccttgattttgattggaagTTATacccgttaccatggtaggtaccataaaaatacatgtaaatttaagCGACTGGGTTCTGGGGCcccatttcatgaagagttacaactgttgtaactttgctattaaggcaactaccatggcatcagggctcagcagccaatcaaactcaaggtttccatggtagttgccataatggcaaatttacaacagttgtaactctttatgaaacgagcCCCAGGTCTGAAAACTTGCTCTGACTTAGGCCACTACTTCTGTAAGATTAACTccagtacatgtacaagtacatgtacgtCTGTTTTTATTACTTACTCCTCTGGGCTCTACGAATTCTCTGTGGGGTGTCTTTGGTCTGGCAAGATACTCCAGTCGTTCCTTCTCCATGGCCTTCTTGGCGGATTCACTCACGTACCAGATAGGGGACTTTCTACCGCAGCTGAAGGCATGGCTGGGTCTATGacaaaaaacacaatacaaTATTGTACTTGGATtgttatatgataataataaacatgatgCCTTTATATTCCACATAGTAGGTTAACTATTCTGAAGAACATACAGAAAGGAAATAGGAAAATAGTACAATCATCAACTACATTGTATGCTTATTAAGTGTTTGATGGATGACTTGAAAGAATCAagcacttttaaaaaagtgAAGAATGGTGAAGGCATTTGCAGAAAACAATACAagccttaaaggacaagtccaccccaacaaaaagttgatttgaataaaaagagaaaaatccaacaacataacactgaaaatttcatcaaaatcggatgtaaaataagaaagttatgacattttaaagttttgcttaatttcacaaaacagttatatgcacatcttggtgggtatgcaaatgaggagacagatgacgtcatccactcactatttcttttgtattttattacatgaaatagggaatattctatttttctcctcattgtcaaatgaacagcgattaattcctccctgaacatgtggaatgagcattgtttaatactataatgATTcagtcctcattgtcaaatctataaaaaatgaaatatcgtataattcaaacaataaaaaacaaaagaaatagtgagtgagggacatcatcaactttctcaCTTGAGTTgttcatatcactgttttgtggaaaataagcaaaactttaaagtgtcataactttcttattttacatccgattttgatgaaattttcagcgttttgctagtttgattgttctctatttattcaaatcaacatttttatggggtggacttgacctttaaattttgatatttttagagCAAGGCCACTTCTATGTCAAGCTCATCCCTGCATAACAGCACAAATGGGGATACTTCATGAGAGAACACAAATATTCAAGGCCAATGAAGGTCATCGAGGCTGAACAATGGGCACCGAAGGTCATGATCTTTATAGTGGCATTGAAACAATATGACCCCTGAAACTACATTACCTTCTTTTGATTCctaatctatttttatttgaatttcccCTCTACCTCTATATATATCCTCTTCTCACGTCCAATCCCTCTGTGCCCCTTAATATGCCCCTCCCCCAATAAAACTCCTCtcactttctttcattctcactactctgtccctctctctctctgagttttattgtgtatgtgtgtgtgtgtctctctctctctttctgtctctgtTTCTCTTTCTTAAAATCATCGGTGTTTATACCTGTCTTCTTTGAAGGCTGCTGGGGGTCTTTTATAATTTGATAGTGTATCTAATCTTTCCGTTGGAGATGTTTTCATTGCTAGAGGGCTCACTTCCCATATGACCGAGTTTCTGCCGCAGCTGAATACATGGATATTCCTGTAGAACAAAAGAATATTTAACGAAAATGAAGACAGCACATGCCAACTAGTAGAATTTTTGCTTTAAGATTTAATTCACAGTATTACCCCTTGGTTTGTCCTTATTAAAACACATAACACAACATTTGGGGGGACAGAACCATATGTACTGTCCAATGTAGGCAGCATATGTGATTtcttattaatttcattttattatttatatcatcaattATGTTTTAATTCAACTATTCACATTATATGTAAGTATAAAGATGGGATACAGAGAATCTCATCTTTAAAGGAAACAATAATTTTCAACGTGACagctttaaaatttcattaactCTCTATGGCGATCCTCTTACTGGTAAAAGTTGCtttaaaaaatgcatgtttacaTCGATTCCTACCAATACATTTTCAAGAcagacaaaaataatgttttccCATTATATCTCTCAAGATGAGGCTCATATCTCTGGAAACTCAAATATTTTCACTGTGTCAAATGGATCATCCATAATATAATTCTCGGGTATACCACTTTTCAGGCAAAGGAATTCCtggttttatttattcattcatggcCATCAAAATCACTGTCTTTGTTTACCAAGGGTCCAAGGCAGATGCTGTTCCTagtatttttatcaattttaagtGCTGTTCCTAATATCATTAGCCAAAGAGGCGAGATTCATCTtatatgacatttcaaacaatGGAaagccatacatgtacatgtctattGAACTGAAAGGGTTGTTTCGgacaaaatcaacaaaaatatcTTACTTTTTGCCATCTTTAGTACTTCTAAAGTTCTTCTTGGGTGAAGACAGCTCTTCCATTCTTGGGGTGGCTGTGGCCGTCATGGCACCCCTGCTGACCGGCCACATAGTGTCTTGGTTGCCCCATTCTAGCTTTGGCCTGTCATGAAAATACCAAAcatcaatcaaaatatttctttttacgcataggtccgtattctgaacttgggtttaactgtaatggcccgtattctgatagcaggtttaacttaaactcaggtttaaagttgtggtttaagtatggatagccaattgttacataaatcactaacagtagagatatcatactttagctcatttggctctcaaatcattcataattgtctaggaagtgtaaaatagatgattgtcttcaccattgatgaatcaggaaagagcacagtaaacataagaaacatactgtaacttaataaaaatgttgatacttttggcttcccatacttaaaccacaactttaaacctgaggttacgttaaacctgctatcagaatacgggccaatgggtttttaataaatatcaacatttaTTCACATGGTAtgttatgtttactgtgctctttcttaGTTCTTTAttggtgaagacaattatcttatttatccttcccagacagttgagaatgatttgagagtcaaatgatcCGATTCTATGAgtctctactgttagagatttgtcgcaattggctatccatagttcaacaactttagaccagtttTAATTAAACCCTACTTCAGAATAAGGGCCATGATGTTAAACGGATCACATGCTACTAGTTTTCCCAACCAAGATGCCCATTTCTTACTAGTAAAGTGtgtgttaaaggagaatgaaactcttggagcaagttagcttttgtgaaagcagaaaaatcaaagaataagatcaacaaaagtttgagtaaaataggactagcaatagaagagttatgagcatttgaatgtcgagatcactaatgccatggagatcctcccattggcaatgcgaccaagatctatgatgacacagatgaacaactctccccttttggacactgaaaatataccccaaaacatctctgtttgctcattctaatcatatgacaaacgattcatcagtGATATAATGTTGttaaacctctgtacttgtcctctcataaagagaacacctcaccttgtgatagactctataaaagtgagaatataattgaaataagtactaaagtaatgagggagttgtacgtgtgtgagatcacagatcttggtcgcattgccaatgggaggatctacatggcattagtgatctcgacattcaaatgctcataactttcttattattcattcaatcttcctcaaactttcaacaatatgtttatttgatttttctctttgatatggattcaactggtttcaagggtttcattctcctttaatgtctagtggttctgacgctagtctttcaatcagaggatCATGGGGTCAAATCCCCACAATGGCGTGTGTTCCTTTATCAAGAAATCTGCCCAGATTGGGCtgctctccacccaggtgatgTCTTGGTACTTGGTAGGATAATTTTaattgaatgcaccaagcgctGGAACTGGGAGGGTTAAGCTAAGTCCGGGACAATGATATTGTGCCTTGGAAAAGATACCTATATTGATGGTGTTAAATTAATGTAAATGCCTACTGTTGTTGTTGATgctattgttgttattattacattataGTACAAGATTGCAAGTCATTCCTGTTTCTGAGATGTGccattttattgaaatacatgcaCATAACCTTGCACCTTCTGTGAGTTACATAATCAAACAAAGTTATGCATTTTTGAAGCTTtgattttgtgatgtcacagagGGGCATGCCACTCCTCCATATGTcatatatgattttaaaaaaatctttgaaaaatttgaaagtgattttatttgCACGATGGATATATTTCATCAGGCCCATCATTTCATACCCAATTTTAAGATTTTTGTTTATGAATCACTTCCATTAAATTAATTACATGGATTTATGGAATGTATATTACTTGATATGGGGTAGTTGCTTGCATATCATGTCACAAAttgttaaaaaatgtaaaaaatcacAACTCTCTTATTATTTGAaggattttttgttttaactgtCTCCAAGTTTTCTTTCTTTGATAAAAACCAAGTGGTTACCAGGTTgtacttcccctttaaaagctagagctgccccccccccccccaatttaaCCACTATAGGAATAAACATGTCGGAATGAAACATACCCAAAGCTCGTCAGCCATATTGCCTTGGAGTTCTTGTGTTCAGAGAGGTAGGAAAATCTGTCTctgtaaaagaaaacataaaaaggttttaaataaataCTAGAGAGATAGGTGCTTGGTCATTCCCATCAAAAACATATTATACTTAAATGTATTGTCTATCATAAGAATTGATTcacataaattttgttcattctcctttaaatgtttttattttttaattt
The genomic region above belongs to Lytechinus pictus isolate F3 Inbred chromosome 12, Lp3.0, whole genome shotgun sequence and contains:
- the LOC129273608 gene encoding sperm microtubule associated protein 2-like isoform X2 translates to MMTHVQENSDGLSETQRDRFSYLSEHKNSKAIWLTSFGPKLEWGNQDTMWPVSRGAMTATATPRMEELSSPKKNFRSTKDGKKNIHVFSCGRNSVIWEVSPLAMKTSPTERLDTLSNYKRPPAAFKEDRPSHAFSCGRKSPIWYVSESAKKAMEKERLEYLARPKTPHREFVEPRGIETVVSAGAKNARASSRIEMLARPKSRPPGPFREPKWPVSDVAKGANATPRQLELAKPKNVADGYQADRPVQWSITRAARRANATGRTNELSTPIMRATMDHVQFNPDAFIVSDAAKKARCPPRIEELSQPLVR
- the LOC129273608 gene encoding sperm microtubule associated protein 2-like isoform X1 — translated: MIAYFVGGDTKVLILRVTFDCLLQKMVRKQRPKSKARRKAHVQENSDGLSETQRDRFSYLSEHKNSKAIWLTSFGPKLEWGNQDTMWPVSRGAMTATATPRMEELSSPKKNFRSTKDGKKNIHVFSCGRNSVIWEVSPLAMKTSPTERLDTLSNYKRPPAAFKEDRPSHAFSCGRKSPIWYVSESAKKAMEKERLEYLARPKTPHREFVEPRGIETVVSAGAKNARASSRIEMLARPKSRPPGPFREPKWPVSDVAKGANATPRQLELAKPKNVADGYQADRPVQWSITRAARRANATGRTNELSTPIMRATMDHVQFNPDAFIVSDAAKKARCPPRIEELSQPLVR